In the Vulpes vulpes isolate BD-2025 chromosome 12, VulVul3, whole genome shotgun sequence genome, CTGTGCCTTTGCAGAGGCACAGATTTTCCCCTGCCCATCCTGAGGCTTTGCTATTTGTAGTAAACGGCACTGAAAATACATTGTCACATCTGAAATGAGATTTATACTATTCTAAATGTCAGGTAATTCTGTGTTTCTCTGTTCTTCGGCTCTAAAGTCTCTGCTGGGTATTCTTGTCTGGAAAGAGCCTGTCAACTTCTGGAGTCTGAAGACTATGGTCTAAGTATATCATCTAGTCATGGCTCTCATCGTTGACTAGTTCAGGGACACCTTTTGGTTCTGTAGGACTAAACACAGATCTTTAAGAGGCAAGAGTTTGAGAACTTAAACAGTCATAGAAATTGCTTCCTTTAATGAATGCTAAATGCACAATAAGAAAACTGCCCTCATGGagattatagatatatatatgtgtgtgtgtgtgtgtgtgtatacacacatatttatataaataaatgttacaaaatatatattacatatacataatatatattatgtaaaaattatatgTTACATAAActctgggggaagaaaaaaatctctctgggcttttcattaaaataaatacagagggatccctgggtggcgcagcggtttggcgcctgcctttggcccagggcgcgatcctggagacccgggatcgaatcccacgtcgggctcccggtgcatggagcctgcttctccctctgcctgtgtctctgcctctctctctatctctctgtgactatcataaataaataaaaattaaaaaaaaaaattaaaaaaaataaatacagagcaAGCACGTTAAAGAGCCTACTGATTAAGTGAAAAGCAAGCCAGACAAGATTCTGTTTCTTCCCCAAAGTTTACTCTGTCCCTTCCAAGTTAGGACTTCCAGGTCTAGGGGTGGCAGTGTGTTGGCTACCTTTTctcattttggttgtttttctcaCGATGCCAGCAGTAGGGACAGAGTTCTTTGCATATGTGCTCTTGTCAGGGAGGTCGGTCGGCCTGAAGCCTTGCCCACAGACAGGAGGACCAGCTGAAGAAGTGGGAGTAACAAAATATATcatctgagggacacctgggtggctcagtggtttagtgtctaccttcggttcaggtcatggtcccagggtcctgggatcgagttccacattgggtttcctgcatggagcctgcttcttcctctgcctatatctctgcctctctgtgtctctcatgaataaataaaatcttaaaacacacacacacacacacacacacacacacacacacacacaaaatatatcatCTGAACAGACTCCCTTaggaatcaagaaagaaagattgagacTATTAAGTTCCCTTTACAAGGAACTATAAATTAGCTTAACATATCCTAGACATAGGCATGTGAACCAGAACTTTCTTCCTTGACAGTACTGTCAAGGAAGGATGGGTGGCTCTTTAGAAATAATCCAagtggaagcaggctccatgcggggagcctcatgtgggactggaatactgggtctccaggatcacgccctggactgaaggcggtgctaaaccgctgagccacccgggctgcctaggGCATCTTGAGGCAGGTCTTGGTCTTCCTGGTTTAGTGAAAGGGCAATTAACAGTTCAACCTTGCACTCTTAGGCCTGTTGATTACTAAAGACTTTGCGCTTTGCTGTGAATCCTAGGACCAGAATCTCACTGCTTAGGctgcatttcctttctctttgacaTCTTCTCATATTAAGAATATCTAACTGAACCTAGATGTGAACTGGTAGATAATTTCTTCTTCCTGATTTACTTCACCTCAGTGTAAGGATCTTCAAAGTGGGGGGGATgatccttttaacttttttttttttaagattttatttatttattcatgagagacacacagagagagagagagagagaggcagagacacaggcagagggagaagcaggctccatgcagggagcccgacatgggactcgatcccgggactccaggatcacaccctgggctaggcgctaaaccgctgagccaccagggctgccctgatccttttaattttgatctttattGGAGAATTCAGtggaaaatttcctttttaagtacCTGGCATTTAGTGAGCTGTCCCTGCTTCATTCTAACCCTTCTCTCCCTTTGAGGCCAAGTGGGGAAAACACATGTTTTAAATAACAAacttacacaaaagaaaaatgagcagcCACAATAAGCCCCACAAGACCAGGCTCCATCCCCAGGGCTGCAGAAGGGCAGACCACTTCAGTTCCAGTTGTGGAGTAGGGCCGAACATGGATTGGCACCCATTAAGTACTATGTAGTTATGCTGACAAAATGAATGCCAGCAGGCCCTGAACGACGTAGCCTCAATCAAATGCCTGGCAGTCCTGGAGAGGGAGGTAGAAGCAGAACCTCTGGTGGGATGAGGAGAGAGGGTCAGCAGATGGCCAGAGCTTACAGGTCCACCGCAGTTCTCCTCTAACACTAGGCACCTTGGAACCCCTGTACCACCTGTATCTAGGGTCTGGGGCTTGCAAAGGCAGAGGATATGCTCCTTTTTCCATGAACATGGCCTTTGCCCTAGAACTGGCTGCACTGCAGATTGCCCAAGTCTCACCGCGTAAATCGATGAGACTGTACCACTTGGTGTGAGTTGTGGGCCCCAGATGACTGGGAACACTTGGGCTTGGACTATCACCTACTGTCCCACTTCCCCTTAAACCAGTTGTTTTCAACTTCTCAGGTGGCAAGACAATGACTCATGCTTCCTTCTACCTTTGTgtttaccaaattattttttatgattacatTTCTCCTTTTATAACAAAACCCAGAAACCTGCTAATCAGTGTCTCCAGAGGATTTGGAGCTAGGACCCTGGATGTCCTTCCTCTGCTGTCCTACTGGCCTCCTGCCCAGGCCTGTGCAAGGATTTCCAGAGGCTACCTGAAAAGGAGGTTCCTTTTATTTGGATTTATATTCCGATCTTTGGAACTGTACTTGtattgttgctcttttttttttttttaattttttattatttatttatgatagtcacacacagagagagagagaggcagagacacgggcagaaggagaagcaggctccatgcaccgggagcccgatgtgggattcgatccagggtctccaggattgcgccctgggccaaaggcaagcgccgaaccgctgcgccacccagggatcccgtattgtTGCTCTTATAACCTGATCTGTCACACTTGGTCTTGAGAGAGTGCCCTGAGGACTGTGCTATTCTCGAGCTGCTCTGTGCAAAGGAATATGTAGCTCATCAAAGAACCAATGTGTAAGGGCTAATAAAAGCCAGGGAGGGGAATTGTCTCCCTGGACAGATGGGTTCATCAACCTCTTGCTAGCTTGCAAAAGATCCCTTGTACTCATCCCTGGGATCGACACTGTCTTCATTCTAAAGGCAACCTTCCAACTGTTCTGAGGAGTCTCGACCTGAAACCAGATTCAGGTGCTTGTGCCGGTACAGGCTTATAACCACAGCCCACTAAAACAGCAAGATTACTAATCCAGCTTTTATTTGGAGGTGATATTCTGAGCCTTTGGCCTTAGCTGACATGGGCTGgaatctgatttcttttcttattctctgcCCAGGATATTACCAGGACAAGAAGCTTCCAGTTTCTTGTGGTCTTTATACTCACAACTACCACAGTAACATAAAATCTCCCAACTCAGTTTTGTAAAATGACTATACAGAGGCCAAAGAGGTATAAACCTCTCTGCATTTGACATTCTCTTATTCAGGAGTGCAGCCAATCCAATTCAGTTGGTGGGCTGTGCAATTCTTGGCCAAAGGCATGGTTCGTAAAGGGGGAAGGGAAAGGCAACTTACACCTTCGGCTGTAGACAGGAAGCAGCATTAAGAGGTCTGCCTTAAGTGCTCCTAATGTTTGCATTTTGGCAGCCTTCAAGATACCACAGAAACCCTCCTGCATCCCAGAAGACTGACAACTAAATGGTAAAGGATGATGGACCCTGAGGAGATCCTTTTAGAGATAAGCTCTGATCCTCTCTAGACAAGTACCCAACCCAGCAGCTTTAAGGATCCCAGTCTTCCAGGTAAGACTTTATTTAGATGGCTAACCTTTCTGCAAAACACTGCAGAAGCATCATACTTGTAAACCAAGACTGTCACCATATAAAGACTTCTCTAACCAGCTAAAAAGTTACTTGCTTTGTCAGCAGAGTACATTCTCTCTAGTCTTTTCAAACATATTATTCTACAAGTGACTGATAAAAGCATCATGTGGCCAAGCTTTACCACTCAACTCAGTGGCAGTTCCTGAAAGTCAGCCCACACAGGCTTTTCACCCAGCCTGAATCCTCCATATGCCAACGAGGAAGCTTGGAGCCCTTCTTTCCAGGGTTCTTGATTTCAACTGGCAAGGAGCTCACGTTGCTGAGCCTGAGGTGAGTCATATACTCAAAAAGGTTTGTGCAAGGCACAGCTCATTTGGTCTTCCTGGCCCAACTAAAAAAAAGTCCTAGCCTATGCTATGAATAGGAGATGTAAAAACCTCAAGACATTATTAAAACCGTTTTAAACCAATgcagctgggggaagggagaggtagGAAAATTACTGAAAGAGGAATGGCACACACACTTCtatcttctttttcaaagatagagaagtaaacaataaaattttgtttctaatcTCTTTTCTCTGTCATACACTTGAACTAAAGATAACTAATCTTTTTATTCCTATCGGACAGACGCTGTTTTTTTCCTAACTAGATGGGAACTGAAGTAACAGGGCTACCCTTGGCACAAGGCCCTTGCTCTTTGGACAATTTCATTTACCTTTAATAGCTTTCCAACTACTGACTTTTCCATTTACATAATAATCCCCACATAACTGAGATTCCCTTGGGACTCTGCATTACACTAAATGCAAGAAGAAAGGAATTGTAATAAATACCATGGAGACCTAAAAAGTTGATCCCTATCTCTTAAAACCTGGGAGAACTTAGAGCTCAAAATATCTTAGACATCACTCTAAATTGTACTTTATGAGTCCCAGGGTTCTTTCTTAGGAGTACTAAGTGAATCGATGAAGTAGACAGGTAGCTTTGTTTACTGAGCAGAAAATACAGTTATTAAATAAGGCACCTTTAATAGATTTCCCCCCCACTATCTTCCACCTACAGGAATAAGACTTTTTAGATCAGTTTTAGAAGTTATTCGTGGAACTTTTATTGGTGTGGGGACTGGTACTGGCTGAaggatgaaggggaaaaaaatgtgatctATAAAAAAGTCATAGGTCTTTTATATCAGAGACTAGAAAGTGTTCCTatatgcaaaacaaaaatgaagagggagaaaatggTGGTCGAGAAAATGTACTTCACTGGGTAGATACCAGTCTGTACCCAAGTCTAaactcaagtatttttaaaaatgggagggCATTTTAAAGTCTATTAGACTTTAAATAATTAGACTAAtagattagtatttttaaaaacaggaggACATATTAAAGTCTAAtagattttctaaaatagaaCTCAATCCCTTAATATCTCTTAAGGAATAGTCTACTTCTTGGCTAAAAGACCAGATTGCCCAGATACAAATCCCAGCTCTATCACTTGCTAGCTTGctgatcttgagcaagtcacttaatctgtACACTATACTCATCTGTAATATAATTGTACCAACCTCACAGGATTACCGTGTGTCTGAAATGTGGTCATATATGTTAAAGTGCTTCAAATAGTGCTATGTGCTCAGAGCATTCTATGTTAGTACTACTGCAGAGAAAATGCACCACAAATGCATTTAAACTTTAGCATGAATCCAACTTCATAACAAAATAAGTTATTAACTTAGTTCTAGCCTCCTGCTATGCCACACATTTAGAAGATTTCCCTAGtttaaaattaaacctttttAGTACGGTATAACCTTGTAAATTGAAGGTTTACATCTAGTACTTAACTAAAGAAACAGGAATCTGTTccaaagctgaagaaaaaaatggaggagtAATTGGGAGAGGAATATTCCTAAGAATTTTCTCCAATGGGAATGTGAACTCGGTGGTTTTAGGTGTTGAATTTAAGACCTAGAGCTCAGAGACTTCCTGCAAAGTGAGATGTAACCCCCTTCTAAGTATCaatacttgaaatatttcaattttacatagggaaaggaaaagagattagGATAAAAATAGATTCTGAAGCAGTACAAacagcatttaataaaataagagggGAGACTCTCGTATACCTACTGTATATTAAGAGTCAGTCATTGGAGTAAATGTCTCCAGAAGCTACACTTTGTCTCAGAGCTGAATATGAAAGCATCACATTTACTATGACCAAAAAAGTAACtgtaagcatcttttttttttttttggccattaaTTCCAGTGAATGGACTCTCATTTGTATGAAAAGCTTTCTAAGACCATACAATTACTCCCAAATTTGCCAAGTAATAACTTTTAAAGGGAAACATCAACATTTAGTCTTCCAGTGTCAAACTTGGCTTAATAAATAGAAGCTGTAGACACTGCCATCCTGCAGTCTTCCAACAGAGAAACTGTTAGCTTACTAAACTAGTAAGAACAGGACAAGAAACTATTGGGGTTACTCAAATAGCTGTTTTTAACTACTAGAAAGACTACACAGGTGGTTCAACAGAATTTACttgtatattttccattttctgtacTATTTGAAGGCATAGGATAGCTTTGTATAAGCTTTCTACAATACTGTGTTTTAAATTTATCCAGTAAACTAAGATGCAGTACAACTTTTATACAActtaggagattaaaaaaaaaaaatctccacaagAGAAAGCAACTCAGCAGGCCctgatattaaaacatttttccagaaTAAACAGATATGCAATTGCATTAAAAggcagttttcaaatattttaagttacaCCAAGAATCCTTCCAAGTATCTGCCTTACTAAACCAATGCAACCAATTCTTACTCAGTGTTAATAGTGGGGcgtgaattttaataaatgtttactgttttactttcttcattaTCAAAAACCTTTTAAAGTGCTATCAAGCAGCAAAGTAAGTTGCATTAGCTCTCTATTCCCGTAGAGGTGCCAATTCCTCATGGCAGAGGTACAAACTGTGAAATTGCAAAAGGTACAGTTTAACAGTAAGTAGTGCATGAAGAAACAGTAACAAGTGGCCTAAATACAGAGTTGGACAGAATCAAACCAGTTATGTCTATAATTGCTCAAGTGAAATGGAAATAGTTTCAttcaaacattcaaaataaagtttgaaaattatAATTGGTGGTTAGAATCAAATTTGAAGAATTTcttgataaaatataaatctgttcTTTTGAAATTGGAAATGAAACTACTATCAATTGATGGAGAGCTAGAGACTTATTAACCCCTCCTAAACAGATAAGGAAATAAGTGACAAAGTCTCTTGCACTGAAGTTATGTATTTTAACAGCTTTAcatgtaatattcatatataaaaaactttAAGTGCTTTTctccaatttaaaaatctaaagaattcaaaaataaggcattcaatatttgaaaaaagtaCAGATTTACAAAATGTGTATTATTCTGTCATGAAAACTCCACACCAACATTAtacacttggaaaaaaatacaaacaggatATATTACAAATTTATGTAAGCAATAACTTAGTTCACACCATGCAATAAAAAGTACATTAATCAAGATACACAAGCTTTTGTAGGTTCTAAactgaaggactttttttttctgcagaatcCTTAAAACCTGTGGCACTTAAAATTTGTTAGCCTTTCTACTGAGAGGTAAATTATACAcaacaatgatgaaaaaaattaacagaccAGTTGTCTATTATGAATCATTCCAGCTTTGTTCAACAATGGCCGAAACTCTTTTCTCATATTCTCGTTTGTTTTCCTGATAAAGCTGTGCTGCCTGGCTATTGGCTGGACTGTTTGGATTCGGTTCATCCAGCAGAGactgaaaggaaagagaaaagggaaaaaaggattaGTTGAATTGCTCTTTACATTAACATGGGTCAGATATGGAGCAGAGAGGTtgtataaaagaacaaattactcAGGAAAGAAATGGCAGATATTAGTattatcttctgtatttttagGTCTTAAATACTTTCAGAAATGGCTTGATCAATTTAATAATTTCCTGCTGCTAGAGAACTGACGTTTCCAAAACACAGTACTCAACTGCAGACCTCTAATttcaaggaaattagaaaagtatatatgtatgtgtgtgtgtgtgtgtgtgtatatatatatatatatatatttgttttgttttaagatttatttattcatgagagacacagaaagagagagagagagagagagagacaggcagagggagaagcaggctgcatggagagagcccgacgtgcgactcaatcccgggtatccagaatcacaccctgggcagaaggtggtgctaaactgctgagccacccaggatgcctcAGAATATTCTTCTTTAACATACTTAAGCATTAGCCAGGAAATAAACAGCTTGATTTGGTTAATATACAATATTTGGAAATAGCACAGCAACTAACATAAGTTAGCTGTATAATATTAGTTATTGTATAATAATATACAATACTTGGAAATAATAGCATAGCAACTAACATTTTCCAaagttaaactttatttttatggtttactTTGCAAATGTCTGATAGTAAGCTGGGTGGGGAATCTTGTTTCctttaatatagaaaatatatacacCTAGCAGCAAGGGAATGAAATAGAGAAgttcaaaatgtttataaaatgacttgaattaaagcagaaatgaaagagaaaaagttttaaaaatatcacaaaccAAAATTTGACTTCTGCTCCTTTTACACCCACATAAACTAAAACATCCCTCACTTTACTTCTAAAACTGTCATTCAGGATCAACTCTGAAATAATCTGCCAGACTGGTTTGGCAAATGGTTacactatcttttctttcttttttttttacactatctgtttttaaaaaaggatttcttGGATGGGGTAACATACTTAATGCTTCTCTGCACTTGGCAGTTTCCTGAGGTCACTATGGTTTTTCTAAGCAATCATCTTTATTTCCAAGAAGAGTtttccttctccacatcctctggcTATCCTTGATGGTCATAAATAATACTTGACCTGTGAGAACACTTGATTTACACAAGGACCAGGAAAATGACTGTAGGTTTGATCCAATGTGATCACTAAGAGAAAGGTAGGccagggatgctgggtggctcagtggttgagcaatccacctttggctcggggcatgatcctggggttccaggatcgagtcccgcatcgggttccctgtatggaccctgcttctccctctgcctctctctctctatttctcatgaataaataaaaccctgaaaaaaaaaaaaaaaaaaaaaaaaaagagagagagagagagagagagagagaaagagacagaaaagcagacCAGCTGTCTGAAAATCATGGGATTATCCAAGCTGTGCTATTGGTTACATGGGTGCTAGGAAGCAAAGTTTCCTCATGTGGTCTTTAGACTGCTCCTAAAGAAGCTGACTATCCcacagaattttgaaaattcatgATGCAACCTAACATACACTTACCTGAATTGATGTTAAGATAGAAGATACATCATATGTTGGACTCCATCGATTCTGAAGGATATCTAAACATATGCTACCATCAGCATACACTGTAAAGACAATACTAAAATTGGTTACATATTGACTTTATCATATTTAACAGTTAAAGAGAAATCTTTGCCACAAACAGAATGCTTGGCCCAGTCAGAAGTTCTGAACATTATTTACCAAACCCTCTTGTCTCACAGAAAAACCACTGTTATAACTAAGGTCTCTTATTTTGCATCTTTTTGTCAGGAGGCTTTGTCACAgttaaattttttcaaataccCATCTTCTATCCAATCTTTTTAAATCCCCTATTTCTAAATTCCTTAAATAAAGCTccggaaaaaaaaatattttttaacatcatAATTACATTCCCAGAAATTACATCTAAAAGAAATAAGTGTAAAcatatgaagttttatttatagGAAGTTCACTATAATACTGTTTATAAGAGTATAAAATTAGAAACCACCTGTGATTCATAAAGAAGTGACTGGCTAAATAATAGTACATTCATATCACATAACCAACAGCAATGTAGCCAAGAGAAATGATACATATCTACCTTCTGTTAACTAATGCAGAAAGACCTCCACAATGCGTTACACCTAAGATTCCATTTTTAGaggatgtcattttttttttttacaaaatatttaaatattttcacttgAACCACGTAACTATTTTGACATTCTGTGTAGTCACAAAACATCTGTAAGACTAAATGCCAAAATATAAGTACTGGCTCTCTGTAAATAAAAGGATTCTTGTATTTCATGATTTGTTTTTACGAATATGCATTCCTTTCATActcaaaaaacaaactaaaaatcaagggattaatagttttttttttttaaagattttatttatttattcatagagacagagaaagagagaggcagaaacacaggcagagggagaaacaggctccatgcagggagcccaatgtgggtctcgatccagggtctccaggatcacgccctggctgcaggccgtgctaaactgctgcaccaccggggctgccctgattaatAGGTTTTAAGTCTTTAATATCTGGACGGTTCTCCTCCCTCTGaaactgaataaatttttttaccTGCTTGTGAGACTCTTGTCTATATGACAAATTTCCGTAACTGCTGTGTTGACaaagaataaatgcatttaaatgttATACTTTCAAACTTTGGAAAGTTTCATGGAGCAAGCCAGATCCTCTACATAAAGACACAACTAAGTAAGGCTtttgggaggaagaggaggcaaaTTATATCTAAATACTGTCATTTCTCAGGGCTCTATCCTCTATCCTCTTCCTCCTTGCCCTCCTGTATATATACTTTCTGGGCATAGTTATTCACTCTCATGGCCTCAATCACCATTCATGTGCTAGCTACTTCCACttactagttttttgttttgttttttttaagattttatttattcatgacagacacacagcgggggcgggggggggggcagagatacaggtagagggagaagcaggctccatgcagggagcctgacaacgtgggacccgatccctggaccctaggaccacaccctgggctgaaggcggcgctaaactgctgagacacccagggctGCCCGACTTACTAGCTTTAGAGCAGATTTAAATCTCCACTTTAAAGCAGCCCAGTCAACTGTCTAGTATTTATCCCGCATGAACATCAAACTTGGCAAGCCTAAAGAACAATGAT is a window encoding:
- the UBE2B gene encoding ubiquitin-conjugating enzyme E2 B isoform X2, which produces MSTPARRRLMRDFKRLQEDPPVGVSGAPSENNIMQWNAVIFGPEGTPFEDVYADGSICLDILQNRWSPTYDVSSILTSIQSLLDEPNPNSPANSQAAQLYQENKREYEKRVSAIVEQSWNDS